A single genomic interval of Bos javanicus breed banteng chromosome 8, ARS-OSU_banteng_1.0, whole genome shotgun sequence harbors:
- the ENHO gene encoding adropin, producing MGAALSQGALIAIICNGLVGFLLLLLWVILCWACHSRSANIDSLSESSPNSSPGPCPEKAPPPQKPSHEGSYLLQP from the coding sequence ATGGGGGCAGCCCTCTCCCAGGGGGCCCTCATCGCCATCATCTGCAACGGCCTCGTCggcttcttgctgctgctgctgtgggtcATTCTCTGCTGGGCCTGCCACTCGCGCTCTGCCAACATCGACTCCCTCTCCGAATCCAGTCCCAACTCCAGCCCTGGCCCCTGTCCTGAGAAAGCACCCCCGCCCCAGAAGCCCAGCCATGAAGGCAGCTACCTGCTGCAGCCCTGA